The following nucleotide sequence is from Deltaproteobacteria bacterium.
CCTACACTATCCCAGGTAGACCTGAGCGTAACCGAAACTTAAAGCCTCCCCATCTTGCGTTACCACCCTAACCCTAAGTCCCAAAACCATACGCCTCCCACAACCCGACAGCGCCAGGTGCCTAACAACACCCCCCAACACTCCACCCCGAAAAATCCTCGGAGTATCTATATTGAAAGAAACGGGGGGAAATCTCCACCGGAAGCGGTAAAGTAGGGGGAGGATAAATTAACGGGGAAATTAAGGCGAGCTATTTTTATTGAACTGAGATCAACCCAACGTCAGATTTTTGCAATCAAGTTTTGCTTTCGTTGCCAGCAGAAAGTTCATTCCGAGAATGCCCTCTAATTCAAACCCGAAATCAAACGCATAATCAAGAGCACCAACCTGAATTCTAAATTTGCTCACGCTGAGATGCCCCACCTTGATAGTATCAACAGCCCTAGAGAACGCATATTCCGTTCCTCCAACACCTGTGATGGTAACAAGATCGTCACCTATCGCCGGCTTAACACCAATATCGAGCAATAGATCAGCCGAGAATATTGTGCCTCCAGAGCCTGTATCAACCAGAACTCTATTAAGAGTGATAGATCGATTGTTTACCGCGACTTCAACCGCTGAAATGAAAGGTAGTGATGATATGATTTCGAACGGAACTAAGCCGGTCGTATTCCCAGCCATCTTTGTTCCGTAATATCGAGTGCGACTTTGTTAGTATGAACGA
It contains:
- a CDS encoding retropepsin-like domain-containing protein, which encodes MAGNTTGLVPFEIISSLPFISAVEVAVNNRSITLNRVLVDTGSGGTIFSADLLLDIGVKPAIGDDLVTITGVGGTEYAFSRAVDTIKVGHLSVSKFRIQVGALDYAFDFGFELEGILGMNFLLATKAKLDCKNLTLG